From a single Pseudomonadota bacterium genomic region:
- the modC gene encoding molybdenum ABC transporter ATP-binding protein: MGATDLTFRAETGAFTLDVALDFDDGWTAVFGPSGSGKTTLLDCVAGLRRPRQGRVVIGGVPVYDSERGVNLPARHRRVGYVSQEGHLFPHLTVRQNLRFGCPSAPQADAPLTLDEVAAMLEVGDLLDRHPSSLSGGQRQRVALGRALLSAPRLLLLDEPLSSLDVTLRQRVMTCFERVRAQVGVACLYVTHDIGEVLRLADRVALISGGRISGCAPPSSVLASLASADTLEQHAEGLETVLELDVAGHDPDDGVTRLSLGGDQVLRVPLVPHQNEARVRVALRADDVILAIGPTGQLSAQNAIAATVTEIVDRGNAHYVRCAIEGQHAVWSHITPAALRRMALTEGTGVTLIVKSHSVRRP, from the coding sequence ATGGGCGCGACGGACCTGACCTTCCGCGCCGAGACCGGCGCCTTCACCCTCGATGTCGCTCTCGACTTCGACGACGGCTGGACCGCCGTGTTCGGCCCCTCAGGCAGCGGCAAGACCACCCTGCTCGACTGCGTTGCGGGCCTGCGCCGCCCACGCCAGGGGCGCGTCGTGATCGGCGGGGTGCCGGTCTATGACAGCGAGCGCGGCGTCAACCTTCCCGCGCGCCATCGTCGCGTGGGCTACGTGTCGCAGGAAGGGCACCTCTTCCCCCACCTGACGGTGCGCCAGAACCTGCGCTTCGGCTGCCCGAGCGCGCCGCAGGCCGACGCGCCCCTCACGCTCGATGAGGTCGCGGCCATGCTCGAGGTGGGCGATCTGCTCGACCGTCATCCTTCGTCGCTGTCGGGCGGTCAGCGCCAGCGCGTCGCCCTTGGCAGAGCGCTGCTCTCGGCCCCGCGGCTGCTGCTGCTCGATGAACCGCTGTCTTCGCTCGACGTGACCCTGCGCCAACGCGTCATGACCTGTTTCGAGCGGGTGCGCGCGCAGGTCGGTGTGGCCTGCCTCTATGTCACCCACGACATCGGAGAGGTTCTCCGCCTGGCCGATCGGGTGGCGCTGATCTCCGGCGGGCGCATCTCCGGATGCGCGCCGCCATCATCGGTGCTTGCGTCGCTTGCCTCAGCCGACACCCTCGAGCAACACGCCGAAGGGCTCGAGACCGTGCTCGAGCTCGACGTGGCCGGCCACGACCCGGACGACGGCGTCACGCGCCTCTCACTGGGGGGCGATCAGGTGCTGCGGGTTCCGCTGGTGCCACACCAGAACGAGGCACGGGTGCGGGTTGCGCTGCGCGCGGACGACGTCATTCTCGCCATCGGCCCCACCGGCCAGCTCAGCGCCCAGAACGCGATTGCGGCGACGGTGACCGAGATCGTGGACCGAGGCAACGCCCACTACGTGCGCTGCGCCATCGAGGGGCAGCACGCCGTGTGGAGCCACATCACGCCTGCCGCATTGCGGCGCATGGCACTCACAGAAGGCACGGGGGTGACCCTCATCGTGAAATCACACTCCGTGAGGCGGCCGTGA
- a CDS encoding arginyltransferase: MRAAIIGACVACLSRHPRATRRRARDRARARRGRPRPGRRRHAPLTGGRSGAAGSAGATPERGTGAGCAARGRRHSRHRPHRPAQRPERDCGDGDRDRGPRQRPLRALRHRGAARRVEPHHACRIAAHGTHRRHGGDPHREITLREAAVTFQLAGPFPHENGDCPYLPGLQWSADYLASKGDIATAPLETLPLQASTFDDPSATLAQAVPSASAPGPDSPWPEGLDDLDVFDRLLASGFRRNGRLFYRTTCATCAECVSLRVDVARFAPTGDQRRALKKNRDVTVEIGMPAYTVEKRDLYQRFVAARYPKAKEDDLTAEAYGWFFVDHIGNTREMRYRIDGRLVGVGLVDLTRDALSSVYFYFDPDLGSRSLGTYSALREIDLCRQTRRRWVYLGFRIAGCKAMRYKSLYRPHQLLVPGVGWRDEDEAEALLRP; encoded by the coding sequence ATGCGCGCCGCCATCATCGGTGCTTGCGTCGCTTGCCTCAGCCGACACCCTCGAGCAACACGCCGAAGGGCTCGAGACCGTGCTCGAGCTCGACGTGGCCGGCCACGACCCGGACGACGGCGTCACGCGCCTCTCACTGGGGGGCGATCAGGTGCTGCGGGTTCCGCTGGTGCCACACCAGAACGAGGCACGGGTGCGGGTTGCGCTGCGCGCGGACGACGTCATTCTCGCCATCGGCCCCACCGGCCAGCTCAGCGCCCAGAACGCGATTGCGGCGACGGTGACCGAGATCGTGGACCGAGGCAACGCCCACTACGTGCGCTGCGCCATCGAGGGGCAGCACGCCGTGTGGAGCCACATCACGCCTGCCGCATTGCGGCGCATGGCACTCACAGAAGGCACGGGGGTGACCCTCATCGTGAAATCACACTCCGTGAGGCGGCCGTGACCTTTCAGCTGGCGGGGCCCTTCCCGCACGAGAACGGCGATTGCCCCTACCTGCCCGGGCTGCAGTGGAGCGCCGACTACCTGGCCTCGAAGGGCGACATCGCAACCGCGCCGCTCGAGACCCTTCCGCTGCAGGCCAGCACCTTCGACGATCCATCGGCGACCCTTGCCCAGGCCGTGCCGTCGGCATCGGCGCCCGGGCCAGACAGCCCCTGGCCCGAGGGGCTCGATGATCTCGACGTCTTCGACCGGCTGCTCGCCTCGGGGTTTCGTCGCAACGGTCGTCTCTTCTACCGCACCACGTGCGCCACGTGCGCCGAGTGCGTCTCGCTGCGGGTCGACGTGGCCCGCTTCGCGCCCACAGGCGACCAGCGACGCGCCCTCAAGAAGAACCGCGACGTCACCGTCGAGATCGGAATGCCCGCGTACACCGTCGAGAAGCGCGACCTCTATCAGCGCTTCGTAGCAGCCCGCTACCCCAAGGCCAAGGAAGACGACCTCACCGCCGAGGCCTACGGCTGGTTCTTCGTCGATCACATCGGCAACACGCGGGAGATGCGCTACCGCATCGACGGCAGACTGGTGGGCGTGGGCCTGGTCGACCTCACGCGCGACGCCCTTTCGAGCGTGTACTTCTACTTCGACCCGGATCTTGGGTCACGCAGCCTCGGCACCTACAGCGCGCTGCGTGAGATCGATCTCTGCCGTCAGACCCGCCGCCGCTGGGTCTACCTGGGGTTCCGCATCGCCGGCTGCAAAGCCATGCGCTACAAGTCGCTCTACCGTCCGCATCAGCTGCTCGTTCCGGGGGTCGGCTGGCGCGACGAGGACGAAGCCGAGGCCCTGCTCCGCCCCTGA
- a CDS encoding xanthine dehydrogenase family protein subunit M has product MTAQLSELKPPATITVARPKSLEALRAHVQMTPAPHYFLAGGTDLLVMHKDGVIPSSSWVDITAIAELGGIEVRDGRVRLGARVTHEEIARSPFCRLYAPALVDGCAVIGGPQIRWRGTIGGNLANASPAADTVPALYTLEAEVEIMGRDGEMRCVGVADLASGPRRSTLADGELITAVWFAAQEGVRGGFLRLGQRQSQAISKVSVAVTAVPRGEGPDGQGGFKTGFSTLRIACGAVAPTVIRAPRAEAALLEGGLTAASVARAVALIREEVRPIDDLRSTQAYRREMAGVLLERVLSRMI; this is encoded by the coding sequence ATGACCGCCCAGCTGAGCGAGCTCAAGCCTCCCGCCACCATCACCGTGGCGCGCCCGAAGTCACTCGAGGCGCTGCGCGCGCACGTGCAGATGACGCCTGCGCCGCACTACTTCCTGGCGGGGGGAACCGATCTGCTCGTGATGCACAAGGACGGGGTCATCCCCTCGTCGAGCTGGGTCGACATCACGGCCATCGCCGAACTGGGTGGCATCGAGGTGCGCGACGGTCGGGTGCGACTCGGCGCCCGCGTCACCCACGAAGAGATCGCGCGCTCACCCTTCTGCCGTCTGTACGCGCCGGCCCTGGTCGATGGCTGCGCCGTCATCGGCGGGCCGCAGATCCGCTGGCGGGGAACCATCGGGGGAAACCTCGCCAACGCTTCGCCCGCGGCGGATACAGTGCCAGCGCTGTACACCCTCGAGGCCGAGGTCGAGATCATGGGGCGCGACGGAGAGATGCGCTGCGTGGGCGTGGCCGATCTCGCCAGTGGCCCCCGACGCAGCACCCTGGCCGATGGAGAGCTGATCACGGCGGTGTGGTTTGCCGCCCAAGAGGGGGTTCGCGGCGGGTTCCTGCGTTTGGGCCAGCGCCAGTCGCAGGCCATCAGCAAGGTGTCGGTGGCGGTGACGGCGGTTCCCCGCGGCGAAGGCCCCGATGGTCAGGGTGGGTTCAAGACGGGGTTCTCAACCCTGCGCATCGCTTGCGGCGCGGTGGCCCCCACGGTGATTCGGGCGCCGCGCGCCGAGGCCGCGCTGCTCGAGGGCGGGCTCACCGCTGCGTCGGTGGCGCGAGCGGTTGCGCTGATTCGTGAAGAGGTGCGTCCCATCGACGATCTGCGCAGCACGCAGGCCTATCGGCGTGAGATGGCGGGGGTGCTTCTCGAGCGGGTGCTGTCGCGCATGATCTGA
- a CDS encoding (2Fe-2S)-binding protein — translation MPSDTPTDKTFRLQCSVNGKATDVWVDPTHRLLDVLREDLHLTGTKEGCGKGECGACTIFVDGHPVDSCLMLAIQAEGADLVTIEGLAREGRLDSVQEMFIAEGGVQCGFCIPGMVMAARALLDENPNPTLDDVKYGLGGNLCRCTGYTKIFNAVLHAARIESGAAAASEASA, via the coding sequence ATGCCGAGTGATACCCCCACCGACAAGACCTTTCGCCTGCAGTGCAGCGTGAACGGCAAGGCCACCGATGTGTGGGTCGACCCCACGCATCGCCTGCTCGACGTGCTGCGCGAAGACCTCCATCTCACCGGCACGAAGGAAGGGTGCGGCAAGGGCGAGTGCGGCGCTTGCACCATCTTCGTCGACGGCCATCCGGTCGACTCGTGCCTCATGCTGGCCATTCAGGCCGAGGGGGCCGATCTCGTGACCATCGAGGGGCTGGCCCGGGAGGGGCGTCTTGATTCGGTACAAGAGATGTTCATCGCCGAGGGCGGGGTGCAGTGCGGGTTCTGCATCCCTGGAATGGTGATGGCGGCACGGGCGCTGCTCGACGAGAACCCGAACCCCACCCTCGATGACGTGAAGTACGGCCTCGGGGGCAATCTCTGTCGCTGCACGGGCTACACCAAGATCTTCAATGCGGTGCTGCACGCCGCACGCATCGAGAGCGGCGCGGCGGCCGCGTCGGAGGCGAGCGCATGA
- a CDS encoding xanthine dehydrogenase yields the protein MTVSPPRLVPHHPALQVVGQPVPRPDAPDKVKGTARYVDDLAFNGQLHARVLRSPHARARIARIETAEAEKMAGVHAVLTAKDIPGQNLIPMIKSDWLLLADGEVCHAGEPLALVAAETRAQADAALAALRVVYEPLEPVLTIEDAFDRGDVHTHWKVLRGDVDAAFADPSLVVFEATYRTPYQEHAYLETNGVIATPDGCGGIVVYGSLQCPFYVQKAVGAVLGLPLNLVRIVQLATGGGFGGKEDAPSSPGALCALLAWKTGRPVKYIMSREEDMVAMSKRHPGKIRYKTAATRDGIIKAVEVDYFLNGGAYTTLSPVVLWRGLIHACGPYRVENARVNAWAVRTNTVPCGAFRGFGEPQVVFASEAHVDHMAEKLGLDPLAMRRANMLDYGDVTVTGHPLESSVGFREVVDRVTEAAEFERKRREYDAQDPTSPVRRGIGLAVTYYGVGLGALGKHLNPAGANVVVAADGTVTLAVGTTEIGQGMLTVLSQIAAEELGCAVTAVRVVEPDTSRVPDSGPTVASRTTLMSGNAVRDGCRQIKARMHEALAQAGHDVSLLSFTDAVREATGLCVQLSAQGWSVPPKTTFDTDTGEGHPYVTYTWSANTVEVEVDTRTGEVRPIKVVSGHDVGKMINPQTGEGQIEGGVVQGLGYGLVEEHLLREGRILNHQFSTYIIPTPMDAPEIVPIIVEHAYPWGPYGAKGLGETPLIGVAPAVVNAIAHALRGAVKSRDALYAGLREIPATPERVWEAWRTANAE from the coding sequence GAAGATGGCGGGCGTTCACGCGGTGCTCACCGCCAAGGACATCCCCGGGCAGAACCTCATTCCCATGATCAAGAGCGACTGGTTGCTGCTGGCCGATGGCGAGGTGTGCCATGCGGGCGAGCCCCTCGCCCTGGTGGCGGCCGAGACCCGCGCGCAGGCCGATGCCGCCCTGGCCGCGCTGCGGGTGGTGTACGAGCCGCTCGAGCCGGTGCTCACCATCGAAGACGCCTTCGATCGCGGAGACGTCCACACCCACTGGAAGGTGCTCCGGGGCGATGTCGACGCCGCATTCGCCGACCCCTCGCTCGTGGTCTTCGAGGCCACCTATCGTACCCCGTATCAAGAGCACGCCTATCTCGAGACCAATGGGGTGATTGCCACGCCAGACGGATGCGGCGGCATTGTGGTGTATGGGTCGCTGCAGTGCCCCTTCTACGTGCAGAAGGCCGTGGGGGCGGTGCTCGGGCTGCCCTTGAACCTCGTGCGCATCGTGCAGCTGGCCACCGGCGGCGGCTTTGGCGGAAAGGAAGACGCCCCCAGCTCGCCCGGAGCGCTGTGCGCCCTGCTGGCCTGGAAGACGGGCCGCCCCGTGAAGTACATCATGTCGCGCGAAGAGGACATGGTGGCCATGTCGAAGCGCCATCCCGGCAAGATCCGCTACAAGACGGCGGCGACGCGCGACGGCATCATCAAGGCCGTCGAGGTCGACTACTTCCTCAACGGCGGCGCCTACACCACGCTCTCGCCTGTGGTGCTGTGGCGCGGACTCATCCACGCCTGCGGCCCCTACCGCGTCGAGAACGCGCGGGTGAACGCCTGGGCGGTGCGCACCAATACGGTTCCCTGCGGAGCCTTTCGCGGTTTTGGTGAACCGCAGGTGGTGTTCGCCAGCGAGGCGCACGTCGACCACATGGCCGAGAAGCTGGGGCTCGACCCCCTCGCCATGCGCCGCGCCAACATGCTCGACTACGGCGACGTGACCGTGACGGGCCACCCGCTCGAGTCGAGCGTAGGCTTTCGCGAGGTGGTCGATCGGGTCACCGAGGCCGCCGAGTTCGAGCGCAAGCGACGCGAGTACGACGCGCAAGACCCCACGAGCCCCGTGCGGCGCGGCATCGGTCTCGCCGTCACCTACTACGGCGTGGGTCTGGGGGCCCTGGGCAAGCATCTCAATCCTGCGGGGGCCAACGTTGTGGTGGCCGCTGATGGCACCGTCACCCTGGCGGTGGGTACCACCGAGATCGGTCAGGGCATGCTCACCGTGCTCAGTCAGATCGCCGCTGAAGAGCTGGGCTGCGCGGTGACGGCCGTGCGCGTGGTCGAGCCTGACACCAGTCGCGTGCCGGACTCCGGCCCCACCGTGGCCAGCCGCACCACGCTCATGTCGGGCAACGCGGTGCGTGATGGCTGTCGCCAGATCAAGGCGCGCATGCACGAAGCCCTCGCGCAGGCCGGTCACGATGTGTCGCTGCTCTCGTTCACTGACGCGGTGCGCGAGGCCACGGGCCTGTGCGTGCAGCTGTCGGCCCAGGGCTGGTCGGTTCCCCCCAAGACCACGTTCGATACCGATACGGGTGAAGGCCACCCCTACGTCACCTACACCTGGTCGGCCAACACCGTCGAGGTCGAGGTCGACACCCGCACCGGCGAGGTGCGGCCCATCAAGGTGGTGAGCGGCCACGACGTGGGCAAGATGATCAATCCCCAGACGGGTGAAGGCCAGATCGAGGGCGGCGTGGTGCAGGGGCTGGGCTACGGCCTGGTCGAGGAGCACCTTCTGCGCGAGGGGCGCATCCTCAACCACCAGTTCTCGACCTACATCATCCCCACGCCCATGGACGCCCCCGAGATCGTGCCCATCATCGTCGAGCACGCCTACCCATGGGGGCCGTACGGCGCCAAGGGGCTCGGAGAGACCCCGCTCATCGGGGTGGCGCCGGCCGTGGTGAACGCCATCGCGCACGCGCTGCGCGGTGCGGTGAAGTCGCGCGACGCCCTCTATGCGGGGCTGCGCGAGATCCCCGCCACCCCCGAACGCGTCTGGGAAGCCTGGAGGACCGCCAATGCCGAGTGA